In Tenrec ecaudatus isolate mTenEca1 chromosome 5, mTenEca1.hap1, whole genome shotgun sequence, the following are encoded in one genomic region:
- the IL17RE gene encoding interleukin-17 receptor E, with product MGSPVGAAWLLPLVLLLMAVSANSGTGGASLPRRATLRLLASRKSALLSSHAGCAWVRHCLCQLCLQRVAVPSGLPWFSLRLLVRKSKKSYRLKFCRRHKRPASAQRKLLDSCCLYDKDPNSGRSSGIPYTGLRFKRTQPSDPEAKEGLPRWDSQGHGRPEFSFDLLPETRVVRVTVPPGPEVIVRLCHQWALECEQMNAPFDTQEIVSRGHPVELPFEFLLPCLCIEVSYLQEDTVRHKKCPFQSWPEAYGSDFWKSVRFTDHSHHTQMAMALTLHCPLKPEASLCLRQGGHVLCEDLPNATAQESEGWYVLEKVDLHPHLCFKFSFANSSHVECPHRTVPSWNVSMNTQAQQLILHFSSRTPATFSAAWSPRGSGQDSWVPPVYSISQTQGAGPVILDLIIPFLKPGDCVLVWRSDVQFSWKHFLCPDVSHRRLGLLILGALALTTLLGIVLALVHLRPLTRPAGPGRARPVLLLHAADSEVQRRLVGALAELLRAALGGGHHVVVDLWEGARVARVGPLPWLWAARARVLRERGTVLLLWSGAGRVPARDATAPLCALLRAAPRPQLLLAYFGNLCAKGDIPAPLRALPRFRLLRDLQRLLRVLDGGPPAGARRGELLQAPPCLRTRLALCRRLEREAAQRAARGGAERCCGLGGLGPRRGRPWGRTGVRDGPSSLGLGAIVRTTDPEARFPAGAEYPTPCPRAPRQDLTQGPASPAPDRLRAPRATSLTGKGNRLCSPLPWFSPSPGCSRWSLGKGGRSCRTSPEGFGAGVAGGKREPSSES from the exons ATGGGGAGTCCCGTGGGGGCGGCCTGGCTCCTGCCGCTGGTCCTGCTGCTCATGGCTGTGTCTGCCAACTCGGGAACTGGCGGTGCCTCCCTGCCCCGCCGGGCCACCCTCCGTCTCCTGGCCTCTCGCAAG TCTGCCCTCCTCTCCTCACATGCCGGCTGTGCCTGGGTCAGGCACTGTCTCTGCCAGCTGTGCCTGCAGCGGGTGGCAGTCCCTTCAG GCCTTCCATGGTTCTCACTCCGTCTACTGGTGCGGAAATCCAAAAAGTCATACAGGCTCAAGTTCTGTAGAAGACACAAGAGGCCAGCATCTGCTCAG AGGAAGCTTCTGGATAGTTGTTGCCTGTATGACAAGGATCCCAACTCCGGCCGCTCCTCAGGCATCCCCTACACGGGACTGCGCTTTAAAAGGACCCAACCTTCAGACCCAGAGGCAAAGGAAGGTCTCCCCAGATGGGACTCACAGGGACATGGAA ggcCTGAGTTCTCCTTTGATTTGCTGCCTGAGACTCGGGTTGTGCGAGTGACCGTTCCTCCAGGCCCTGAGGTCATCGTGCGGCTCTGTCACCAGTGGGCACTGGAGTGTGAACAAATGAACGCGCCCTTTGACACTCAG GAAATTGTATCCAGGGGCCACCCTGTagagctgccttttgaatttcTTCTGCCCTGTCTGTGCATAGAg GTGTCCTACCTGCAAGAGGACACTGTGAGGCATAAAAAATGCCCCTTCCAGAGCTGGCCTGAAGCAT ATGGCTCAGACTTCTGGAAGTCAGTGCGCTTTACTGACCACAGTCATCACACCCAGATGGCCATGGCCCTGACACTTCACTGCCCACTGAAGCCGGAGGCCTCCCTCTGCCTGAGACAGGGTGGGCACGTCCTCTGTGAAGACCTCCCCAATGCCACAGCTCAAGAGTCAGAGGGG TGGTATGTTTTGGAGAAGGTGGACCTGCACCCCCATCTCTGCTTCAAG TTCTCGTTTGCCAACAGCAGCCACGTTGAATGCCCCCACAGGACTG TCCCATCCTGGAACGTGAGCATGAACACCCAGGCCCAGCAGCTGATCCTTCACTTCTCCTCAAGGACACCTGCCACCTTCAGCGCCGCCTGGAGCCCCCGGGGTTCGGGGCAGGACAGCTGGGTGCCCCCTGTGTACAGTATCAGCCAG ACCCAGGGTGCGGGTCCCGTGATACTGGACCTCATCATTCCCTTCCTGAAGCCAGGGGATTGTGTCCTG GTGTGGCGCTCAGATGTCCAGTTCTCCTGGAAACATTTCTTGTGCCCGGATG TCTCTCATAGGCGCCTGGGGCTCTTGATCCTGGGAGCACTGGCCCTCACCACGCTGCTGGGCATTGTTCTGGCCCTTGTGCATCTGCGCCCACT AACCCGGCCAGCTG GTCCCGGCCGAGCGCGGCCCGTGCTGCTGCTGCACGCGGCGGACTCGGAGGTGCAGCGGCGCCTGGTCGGGGCCCTGGCGGAACTGCTGCGCGCCGCGCTGGGCGGCGGGCACCATGTGGTGGTGGACCTGTGGGAAGGAGCGCGCGTGGCGCGCGTGGGCCCGCTGCCGTGGCTGTGGGCGGCGCGTGCGCGCGTGCTGCGGGAGCGGGGCACCGTGCTGCTGCTGTGGAGCGGCGCCGGGCGCGTCCCGGCCCGCGACGCCACCGCGCCCCTGTGCGCCCTGCTCCGTGCCGCCCCGCGCCCGCAGCTGCTGCTCGCCTACTTCGGGAACCTCTGCGCCAAAGGCGACATCCCCGCGCCGCTGCGCGCCCTGCCGCGCTTCCGCCTGCTGCGCGACCTGCAGCGCCTGCTGCGCGTGCTGGACGGGGGACCCCCGGCCGGAGCCCGCCGCGGGGAGCTCCTCCAGGCCCCGCCGTGCCTGCGCACCCGCCTGGCGCTGTGCCGCCGGCTCGAACGCGAGGCCGCCCAGCGGGCCGCCCGAGGCGGAGCCGAGCGCTGCTGTGGCCTCGGGGGCCTGGGGCCGCGGCGCGGAAGGCCCTGGGGCCGGACCGGTGTTCGGGATGGGCCTTCTTCCCTGGGTCTGGGGGCGATTGTGAGGACTACTGACCCAGAAGCCCGATTCCCTGCCGGTGCCGAGTACCCCACTCCTTGTCCGCGCGCACCTCGCCAAGACCTCACCCAGGGACCCGCCTCTCCCGCTCCAGATCGACTGAGAGCCCCTCGGGCCACCAGCCTCACGGGCAAAGGGAATCGGCtctgttcccctctcccttgGTTTAGCCCCAGTCCAGGCTGCAGCCGGTGGAGCTTGGGTAAGGGAGGCAGGAGCTGCAGGACTTCTCCGGAGGGGTTTGGAGCGGGCGTGGCTGGTGGCAAAAGAGAGCCCTCCTCAGAGAGCTAG